A genomic segment from Rutidosis leptorrhynchoides isolate AG116_Rl617_1_P2 unplaced genomic scaffold, CSIRO_AGI_Rlap_v1 contig313, whole genome shotgun sequence encodes:
- the LOC139882832 gene encoding FACT complex subunit SPT16-like, with the protein MASGTKPGVENLYSINLGNFSERLKSLYSSWKQHKSDLWGSSDVLAVATPPNSDDLRYLKSSALHTWLFGYEFPETIMVFTKKQIHFLCSQKKVSLLEPVKKSAKEAAALDVVMHVKGKGDDGSTMMDAIFHDIRDSETIVGHIAREPPEGKLLDLWDSKLKSAGFQLCDISNGLSELLALKDSGEIINVKKASFLCSNVMNNVVVPKLESVIDDEKKVTHSSLSEEAEKAIMDPSKAKVKLRAENVDICYPPIFQSGGQFDLKPSATSNDELLYYDSGSVIICAVGARYNSYCSNVARSYLIDPNALQSKAYAVLLKAHEAAINALKPGNKVSASYEAALSVFQSDAPEFIPNLTKSAGSGIGIEFRESGLNLNSKNDHVLKPNMIFNVSLGLHNLQNQTNKPRNQIFSLLLADTVIVTEKGAEVCTSKSSKAVKDVAYQFNDDDEEEQKPKRESIVTERLKSKTTTRSDNHESKEELRRQHQAELARQKNEETARRLAGEGNGAKDSRGSARSSSDLVAYKNVNDLPPPKDLMINIDQKNEAVLLPIYGSMVPFHVSTIRTVSSQQDTNRTCYIRIIFNIPSNAQDASSSKYQGSIFLKEVSFRSKDPRHIGEVVQSIKTLRRHVMARESERAERATLVSQEKLLVAVNRFKPIKLLDLWIRPVFGGRGRKLPGTLEAHTNGFRYSTSRNDERVDVVFSNIKHAFFQPAEREMITLLHFHLHNHIMVGNKKTKDVPFYVEVMDVVQTLGGGKRSAYDPDEIEEEQRERERKNKINMGFQSFVNRVNDLWAQPQFKDLDLEFDVPLRELGFHGVPHKTNVYVVPTSSCLVELVELPFLVVTLSEIEIVNLERVNGGQKSFDMTIVFKDFKRDVLRIDSIPSTSLDGVKEWLDTTDIKFFESRLNLNWRHILKTITDDPQSFIDDGGWNFLNIDASDSESEKSEESDQGYEPSDVEPESESEDDDSDSESLVESEEDSEEEPDDDSEDEKGKTWEELEREASNADREKGDESDSEEERKRRKMKAFGKSRAPPVSSSFSKRPKIRR; encoded by the exons ATGGCCAGCGGAACAAAACCTGGAGTAGAGAATCTTTATTCTATTAATCTTGGGAATTTCAGCGAACGATTGAAGTCTTTATATTCGAGCTGGAAGCAGCACAAATCTGACCTCTGGGGCTCATCTGATGTCCTCGCAGTAGCAACGCCGCCAAACTCTGATGATTTGCGTTACCTGAAATCTTCTGCACTTCACACTTGGTTGTTTGGTTATGAGTTCCCTGAGACAATCATGGTTTTCACAAAGAAGCAGATCCACTTCTTGTGTAGCCAGAAAAAGGTATCTCTGCTTGAACCTGTGAAGAAATCCGCCAAGGAAGCTGCAGCATTGGATGTTGTGATGCATGTGAAGGGAAAGGGTGATGATGGAAGTACGATGATGGATGCGATATTTCATGATATTCGGGATTCTGAAACTATTGTTGGACATATTGCAAGAGAACCTCCTGAGGGGAAACTTTTAGACCTGTGGGACTCGAAACTTAAGAGTGCAGGGTTCCAGCTTTGTGACATAAGCAATGGGTTATCAGAGTTGTTAGCTCTTAAGGACAGTGGTGAAATCATTAATGTGAAGAAAGCTTCTTTCTTGTGTTCAAATGTGATGAATAATGTGGTGGTTCCCAAGCTTGAGAGTGTTATTGATGATGAGAAGAAAGTAACACATTCTTCATTGTCGGAAGAAGCAGAGAAGGCAATAATGGACCCATCAAAAGCTAAAGTAAAGCTGAGAGCTGAAAATGTTGACATATGCTATCCACCCATATTTCAGAGTGGAGGGCAGTTTGATCTCAAGCCTAGTGCTACAAGCAATGATGAGTTACTGTACTATGATTCTGGAAGTGTAATCATATGCGCTGTTGGAGCACGCTATAACAGTTACTGTTCCAATGTTGCAAGGAGTTACCTTATAGATCCTAATGCCCTACAAAGCAAGGCTTATGCAGTACTTCTCAAAGCTCATGAAGCAGCAATTAATGCATTGAAGCCTGGGAACAAAGTCTCTGCCTCATATGAAGCAGCACTTTCAGTGTTTCAGAGTGATGCTCCTGAATTCATTCCGAACTTGACCAAGTCTGCTGGAAGTGGCATTGGTATTGAGTTTCGGGAGTCGGGCCTGAACCTTAATTCAAAGAATGATCATGTTCTAAAACCGAATATGATTTTCAATGTCTCACTGGGTTTGCATAACCTACAAAATCAGACTAATAAACCAAGGAATCAGATTTTTTCGTTGTTGCTTGCCGACACAGTTATTGTTACCGAAAAGGGTGCAGAAGTGTGCACATCGAAGAGCTCCAAAGCTGTTAAGGATGTTGCTTATCAATTCAATGATGACGATGAAGAGGAACAGAAACCTAAAAGAGAATCTATTGTCACTGAACGCTTAAAGTCAAAGACAACAACTAGGTCCGATAATCATGAGTCAAAGGAAGAGTTGAGGAGGCAGCACCAAGCTGAACTTGCCCGTCAGAAGAATGAAGAAACTGCTCGGCGTCTTGCTGGTGAGGGCAATGGGGCAAAAGACAGTCGTGGTTCTGCAAGGTCTTCATCTGATTTGGTGGCCTATAAAAATGTCAACGATCTTCCCCCtccaaaagatttgatgattaatatTGACCAGAAGAATGAGGCTGTGCTTCTACCTATTTATGGAAGCATGGTTCCTTTTCATGTATCTACCATAAGGACAGTTTCCAGCCAGCAGGACACGAATAGGACTTGCTACATCCGGATTATATTCAACATACCTAGCAATGCTCAGGATGCAAGTTCATCAAAGTATCAAGGAAGCATCTTCTTGAAGGAAGTTTCATTTCGATCCAAGGACCCAAGGCACATCGGTGAAGTAGTGCAGAGTATCAAAACTCTTAGGCGGCATGTCATGGCCAGGGAATCTGAGCGAGCCGAGAGGGCCACATTGGTCAGCCAGGAGAAACTTCTG GTTGCAGTAAACCGATTCAAGCCAATAAAGTTGCTCGACCTCTGGATCCGTCCTGTTTTTGGTGGTCGTGGAAGGAAGCTCCCAGGGACGCTTGAAGCTCATACTAATGGATTTAGGTATTCTACCAGCAGGAACGATGAGCGTGTGGACGTGGTGTTTTCAAACATCAAACATGCATTTTTTCAACCTGCTGAGAGAGAGATGATCACTCTTCTTCATTTCCATCTGCATAATCACATAATGGTCGGAAACAAGAAGACCAAGGACGTGCCGTTTTACGTGGAGGTCATGGATGTGGTTCAGACTTTAGGAGGTGGGAAAAGATCCGCCTACGACCCAGATGAGATCGAAGAAGAACAGCGGGAAAGGGAAAGGAAGAACAAAATCAACATGGGTTTCCAGAGCTTTGTGAATAGGGTGAATGATTTGTGGGCCCAGCCTCAGTTTAAAGATCTCGACCTTGAGTTTGACGTGCCTTTGCGTGAGCTCGGGTTCCATGGAGTTCCTCACAAGACAAATGTTTACGTCGTGCCAACGTCAAGTTGCTTGGTTGAGCTGGTAGAGCTCCCTTTCCTTGTGGTCACCTTGAGTGAAATAGAGATTGTGAACTTGGAGAGAGTTAACGGTGGACAAAAGAGTTTTGATATGACTATTGTGTTCAAAGACTTCAAACGCGATGTACTTAGGATCGATTCCATCCCCTCTACGTCGCTTGACGGCGTTAAGGAATGGTTGGACACGACAGATATCAAGTTTTTTGAGAGTCGGCTGAATTTGAACTGGCGGCATATTCTGAAGACCATTACTGATGACCCACAGAGTTTCATAGACGATGGAGGCTGGAATTTCTTGAATATCGATGCGAGCGACTCCGAATCAGAGAAATCCGAAGAATCGGACCAGGGTTACGAGCCGTCTGACGTGGAACCAGAATCTGAATCGGAAGACGACGATTCCGACAGCGAGTCTTTGGTTGAATCTGAGGAAGACTCGGAGGAAGAACCTGATGATGACTCGGAGGATGAGAAAGGGAAGACATGGGAAGAATTGGAGAGGGAAGCGAGCAATGCTGACAGGGAGAAAGGAGATGAATCGGACAGCGAGGAAGAGAGGAAGAGAAGGAAGATGAAGGCATTTGGGAAGTCCCGTGCACCTCCAGTTAGTAGCTCGTTCTCTAAGCGACCAAAGATAAGAAGGTAG